Proteins encoded together in one Gemmatimonadetes bacterium T265 window:
- the nuoD gene encoding NADH-quinone oxidoreductase subunit D: MATTTRTVEVALATNGLGPDGRPQRVPLAATPDGRAVAFGDAYAESQRAAPELEGEHMLINIGPQHPATHGVLRLVLELDGETVVRCVPHIGYLHCGFEKIGEYRQYNQIIPWTDREDYLNSPGNNVAFALGAERLFGVEITPRCTVLRVIAMELSRIMSHLVWLGTTAVDIGAFTPFLWTFQEREAIYDLLEQWCGARLTTSLTRVGGMAADLPDNGWLDGLRQLTQRLPKTLDETDRMLTRNAIWVGRTIGLGVMNQEEAINYGLTGPLLRASGVAYDVRKDFPYLGYETYDFDVPVGTNGDVYDRYLVRMEEMRQSVRILEQALARLPEGPINVDDPRIILPPKHKAQSEMESMIHHFKLVMEGPRPPVGEAYVPVESPKGEKGYYMVSDGTSKPVRWRIRPPSFVNLSAIPKMVEGHLLSDVIVVNASIDIVMGEIDR; this comes from the coding sequence ATGGCGACCACCACACGGACAGTCGAAGTCGCGCTCGCGACCAACGGGCTCGGCCCCGACGGCCGCCCGCAGCGCGTCCCGCTCGCGGCGACGCCCGACGGGCGCGCGGTCGCGTTCGGCGACGCGTACGCGGAGTCGCAGCGCGCCGCGCCCGAGCTCGAGGGCGAGCACATGCTGATCAACATCGGCCCGCAGCACCCGGCGACGCACGGCGTGCTCCGGCTCGTCCTCGAGCTCGACGGCGAGACGGTCGTGCGCTGCGTGCCGCACATCGGCTACCTGCACTGCGGCTTCGAGAAGATCGGCGAGTACCGGCAGTACAACCAGATCATTCCCTGGACCGACCGCGAGGACTACCTCAACTCGCCGGGCAACAACGTCGCGTTCGCGTTAGGCGCGGAACGGCTGTTCGGGGTCGAGATCACGCCGCGCTGCACGGTACTCCGCGTGATCGCGATGGAGCTGTCGCGCATCATGTCGCATCTCGTCTGGCTCGGCACGACGGCGGTCGACATCGGCGCGTTCACGCCCTTCCTGTGGACGTTCCAGGAGCGGGAGGCGATCTACGACCTGCTCGAGCAGTGGTGCGGCGCGCGCCTCACGACGTCGCTCACTCGCGTCGGCGGGATGGCGGCCGACCTGCCCGACAACGGCTGGCTCGACGGCCTGCGCCAGCTCACGCAGCGGCTCCCGAAGACGCTCGACGAAACCGACCGCATGCTCACCCGGAACGCGATCTGGGTCGGCCGCACGATCGGCCTCGGCGTGATGAATCAGGAAGAGGCGATCAACTACGGTCTCACGGGGCCGCTGCTCCGCGCCTCGGGCGTCGCGTACGACGTGCGCAAGGACTTCCCGTATCTCGGCTACGAGACGTACGACTTCGACGTGCCCGTCGGGACCAACGGCGACGTGTACGACCGCTACCTCGTGCGCATGGAAGAGATGCGGCAGAGCGTGCGCATCCTCGAGCAGGCACTCGCCCGCCTGCCGGAAGGTCCGATCAACGTCGACGACCCGCGCATCATCCTCCCGCCGAAGCACAAGGCGCAGAGCGAGATGGAGAGCATGATCCATCACTTCAAGCTCGTGATGGAGGGCCCGCGGCCGCCGGTCGGCGAGGCGTACGTGCCGGTCGAGAGCCCGAAGGGCGAAAAGGGCTACTACATGGTTTCGGACGGCACCTCCAAGCCCGTGCGCTGGCGCATCCGCCCGCCGTCGTTCGTGAACTTGTCGGCGATCCCGAAGATGGTCGAGGGGCACCTGCTGTCGGACGTCATCGTCGTGAACGCGAGCATCGACATCGTGATGGGGGAGATCGACCGGTGA
- the nuoF gene encoding NADH-quinone oxidoreductase subunit F: MGYPHAPHPRETQVLSTYFGDAEARTLAGWRARGGYAALEKALGMEPVEVQNVVKDSGLRGRGGAGFPTGVKWSFMKPDGKQHYLCCNADESEPGTFKDREIMRWTPHAVVEGVAMGAYAIYATVGYIYVRGEYTEPIAQLEQAVKDAYGAGILGENAMGTGKTVHVHVHRGAGAYICGEETALMNSLEGRRGNPRIKPPFPAVAGLFAQPTTINNVESLVAATHIVVNGAEWYKQFGRPDNPKSTGTKLFSVCGNVTRPGNYEMAMGFPFGEFLWDVCGGAPNGREIKAVIPGGSSVPILTPDECRTAVMDYEGMVAAGSMLGSGGVIVMDDRQDMVRQIARLARFYAHESCAQCSQCREGTAWTTKILERIRDGNGTAQDLDTLLAIADGMTGKTICVLSDSCATPVVSGLKKFRHEFEAKLKASPNVVSFAEAQQASQRAQRGGSSMAARVAASMGQ; the protein is encoded by the coding sequence ATGGGATACCCGCACGCCCCGCACCCGCGCGAGACGCAGGTCCTCTCGACGTACTTCGGCGACGCCGAGGCGCGCACGCTCGCGGGCTGGCGCGCGCGCGGCGGGTACGCCGCGCTCGAGAAGGCGCTCGGCATGGAACCGGTCGAGGTCCAGAACGTCGTCAAGGACAGCGGCCTCCGCGGCCGCGGCGGCGCCGGCTTCCCGACGGGCGTGAAGTGGAGCTTCATGAAGCCCGACGGCAAGCAGCACTATCTGTGCTGCAACGCCGACGAGAGCGAGCCCGGCACGTTCAAGGACCGCGAGATCATGCGCTGGACGCCGCACGCCGTCGTCGAGGGCGTCGCGATGGGGGCGTACGCGATCTACGCCACGGTCGGGTACATCTACGTGCGCGGCGAGTACACGGAGCCGATCGCGCAGCTCGAGCAGGCGGTGAAGGATGCGTACGGCGCCGGGATTCTCGGCGAGAACGCGATGGGCACGGGCAAGACGGTGCACGTCCACGTTCACCGCGGCGCGGGCGCGTACATCTGCGGCGAGGAGACGGCGCTGATGAACTCGCTCGAGGGGCGCCGCGGCAACCCGCGCATCAAGCCGCCCTTCCCGGCGGTCGCGGGGCTCTTCGCGCAGCCGACAACGATCAACAACGTCGAGTCGCTCGTCGCCGCCACGCACATCGTCGTCAACGGCGCCGAGTGGTACAAGCAGTTCGGCCGCCCCGACAACCCGAAGAGCACGGGGACGAAGCTGTTCTCGGTGTGCGGCAACGTCACGCGCCCGGGCAACTACGAGATGGCGATGGGATTCCCGTTCGGCGAATTCCTCTGGGACGTCTGCGGCGGCGCGCCGAACGGGCGCGAGATCAAGGCCGTCATCCCCGGCGGCTCGTCCGTGCCGATCCTCACGCCCGACGAGTGCCGCACGGCGGTGATGGACTACGAGGGGATGGTCGCGGCGGGCTCGATGTTAGGCTCCGGCGGTGTGATCGTGATGGACGACCGGCAGGACATGGTGCGCCAGATCGCCCGCCTCGCGCGCTTCTACGCGCACGAGAGCTGCGCGCAGTGCTCGCAGTGCCGCGAGGGCACGGCGTGGACGACGAAGATCCTCGAGCGTATCCGCGACGGGAACGGCACGGCGCAGGATCTCGACACGCTGCTCGCGATCGCCGACGGCATGACGGGGAAGACGATCTGCGTGCTGAGCGACTCGTGCGCGACGCCGGTGGTCTCGGGCCTGAAGAAGTTTCGCCACGAGTTCGAGGCGAAGCTCAAGGCGAGCCCGAACGTCGTCAGCTTCGCGGAGGCGCAGCAGGCGTCCCAACGCGCGCAGCGCGGCGGGTCGAGCATGGCCGCGCGCGTCGCGGCCTCGATGGGACAGTGA